In a genomic window of Lathamus discolor isolate bLatDis1 chromosome 4, bLatDis1.hap1, whole genome shotgun sequence:
- the OMP gene encoding olfactory marker protein — protein sequence MAVQAGMLELPFIHDEQLTRCMRLRFQSLQQKNGRPQDGEKLLHPNEHVYRVDFIRQHNLRFLRWDMQLERPGKVTVTGTSQHWTPDLTHLMNRQLLEPVGIFWKKPGAEDVECNEADAQEFGERIAELARIRKVMYFLLAFTDGLEPAQLKGSIVFKA from the coding sequence atggcagtgcaggcagggatgctggagctgcCCTTCATCCATGATGAGCAGCTCACCCGGTGCATGAGGCTGCGATTCCAGAGCCTGCAGCAGAAGAACGGGAGGCCCCAGGATGGTGAGAAGCTGCTGCATCCCAACGAGCACGTCTACAGAGTGGATTTCATCCGGCAGCACAACCTGCGCTTCCTCCGCTGGGATATGCAGCTGGAAAGACCTGGGAAGGTCACGGTGACTGGCACTTCCCAGCACTGGACTCCTGATCTCACCCACCTTATGaacaggcagctgctggagccGGTGGGTATCTTCTGGAAGAAGCCAGGGGCCGAGGATGTGGAATGCAATGAAGCAGATGCCCAGGAATTTGGGGAGCGGATAGCGGAGTTAGCCCGCATCCGTAAGGTGATGTATTTCCTCCTCGCTTTCACCGACGGCCTCGAACCAGCTCAGCTGAAGGGCTCCATTGTTTTTAAAGCCTGA